One genomic segment of Prochlorococcus marinus str. MIT 0919 includes these proteins:
- a CDS encoding GNAT family N-acetyltransferase, which translates to MIKKTAFGKFLGIKPINDSFLNSFEISNVYGAEAFESKSSNPEVGFIFSQSKAFDLIELEQLLQSVGWSRRPIRRVKKALDNSLLKVGVWRHDPRFPRLVGFARCTGDGVIDATVWDVAIHPVYQGSGLGKELMNYILAALKDMGISRVTLFADPGVVSFYRNQGWTLEPRGNRCAFWYAN; encoded by the coding sequence ATGATTAAGAAAACTGCTTTTGGAAAATTTTTAGGAATAAAACCTATAAATGATAGTTTTTTGAATTCCTTTGAAATATCGAATGTTTATGGGGCAGAGGCTTTTGAATCCAAATCTTCGAATCCTGAGGTTGGATTTATATTTAGCCAATCTAAAGCTTTTGATTTAATTGAATTGGAGCAGCTTCTTCAATCTGTAGGTTGGAGTAGGAGGCCAATAAGAAGAGTGAAGAAAGCATTAGACAATAGCTTATTAAAAGTAGGCGTTTGGCGTCACGACCCAAGGTTCCCTAGGCTTGTCGGATTTGCTCGATGTACAGGAGATGGCGTGATTGATGCAACAGTATGGGATGTGGCTATACATCCTGTATATCAAGGGTCAGGGCTTGGCAAAGAATTGATGAATTACATACTCGCAGCTCTTAAGGATATGGGTATTAGCAGGGTGACCTTATTTGCTGATCCTGGAGTTGTTTCTTTTTATAGAAATCAGGGCTGGACTTTAGAACCTAGAGGTAATCGATGTGCCTTTTGGTATGCTAATTAA
- a CDS encoding ABC transporter ATP-binding protein, with protein sequence MAFNDFRRIKRLGRYLHRDRKSLVVILLIMLPVALAGAIQPLLVGQAISVLKGEPTLAWFSSFSMTSSIRGLVSLLLISVLLRLALQGYQSYNIQRVGQRLTARIRDDLFAHAMSLSLRYHDSMPVGKLLTRLTSDVDALAEVFGSGAVGVLADVVSLLVIAITMILIDPRLGFLLLFTQIPVIALILWLQKKYRRANYQVREELSQLNADFQENLQGIEVVQMFRREFVNGQIFYRTGMAYRKAVNGTIFYDSSISAFVEWVSLAVVALVIVLGGWLVTAGSMGLGTLTTFILYSQRLFEPLRQLAERFTQIQGGLTAVERIGEFLEENIEIVDNKNNFTSGAVKEKQKSCNKKGEVVFENVSFAYRQDEQIISDLSFKISPGEHVALVGPTGSGKTTVIRLLCRLYEPQQGKILLDGVDIRDVPIAELRRKLGVVLQDTFLFSGDVSENLRLDTPIDDDRLQSICEELGLSALLNRLPNGLNTSLRERGSNLSSGERQLLSVARVAIRSPDVLIMDEATAFMDPSTEAALQGDLERLLEKRTALVIAHRLATVESADRILVMRQGKLIEEGTHLQLRAKGGLYSQLAELQERGLAKL encoded by the coding sequence ATGGCCTTTAACGATTTCCGTAGGATTAAACGTCTTGGTAGATATCTTCATAGAGATAGGAAAAGTTTGGTTGTCATACTTTTGATTATGCTGCCTGTTGCTTTAGCAGGTGCTATACAACCTCTTTTGGTGGGTCAGGCAATAAGTGTCTTAAAAGGAGAACCGACTCTTGCTTGGTTTAGTAGTTTCTCAATGACTTCTTCAATAAGAGGATTGGTATCTTTGCTGTTAATATCTGTTCTTTTACGTTTAGCCCTTCAGGGATACCAGTCTTACAACATTCAAAGAGTTGGTCAAAGGTTAACTGCTCGAATTAGAGATGATTTGTTTGCGCATGCAATGTCGTTGTCCTTGAGATATCACGATTCAATGCCTGTCGGGAAATTACTTACAAGACTAACTAGTGATGTTGACGCATTAGCAGAGGTTTTTGGTAGTGGTGCCGTTGGAGTGTTGGCTGATGTGGTAAGCCTCTTGGTAATTGCTATAACCATGATTTTAATAGATCCAAGACTTGGTTTTTTGCTTTTATTCACACAGATTCCAGTAATTGCATTAATTTTATGGCTGCAAAAAAAATATAGAAGAGCAAATTATCAAGTACGTGAGGAACTCTCTCAGTTAAATGCAGACTTTCAGGAAAATCTTCAAGGTATTGAGGTTGTTCAAATGTTTCGAAGGGAATTTGTAAATGGTCAAATTTTTTATAGAACTGGTATGGCATATAGAAAGGCAGTAAATGGCACAATTTTTTATGACAGTAGTATTTCAGCTTTTGTTGAATGGGTTTCTTTGGCTGTAGTTGCATTAGTAATTGTATTAGGAGGTTGGCTTGTTACGGCTGGATCTATGGGCCTAGGTACATTGACTACATTTATACTTTATTCTCAAAGGTTATTTGAACCCTTACGTCAACTTGCTGAGAGATTCACTCAGATTCAAGGAGGGTTAACTGCTGTAGAACGGATAGGAGAATTTCTTGAAGAAAATATAGAAATTGTTGATAACAAAAATAATTTTACGAGTGGAGCTGTTAAAGAAAAACAAAAATCTTGCAATAAAAAAGGCGAGGTTGTTTTTGAAAATGTGAGCTTTGCTTATCGGCAAGATGAACAAATAATTAGTGACCTTAGTTTTAAGATCTCACCTGGGGAACATGTCGCGCTTGTTGGACCAACAGGCTCAGGGAAGACTACAGTAATTAGACTTCTATGCCGCTTGTATGAACCACAACAAGGGAAAATACTTCTTGATGGGGTTGACATTAGAGATGTTCCTATCGCAGAGCTTCGAAGGAAGCTAGGAGTAGTTCTCCAGGATACTTTCTTGTTTAGTGGGGATGTTTCTGAAAATCTTCGCTTGGACACTCCTATAGATGATGATCGATTGCAGAGCATTTGTGAGGAGCTTGGGCTAAGTGCTTTGCTGAATAGATTGCCTAATGGCCTTAACACTTCTTTAAGGGAACGAGGCAGTAACTTATCTTCTGGTGAAAGACAATTGTTATCTGTCGCTCGAGTGGCTATTCGTAGTCCAGATGTTTTGATAATGGATGAGGCAACTGCTTTTATGGATCCCTCTACCGAAGCAGCTTTGCAAGGTGATTTAGAAAGATTACTTGAGAAAAGGACAGCATTAGTAATTGCTCATCGCTTAGCAACGGTAGAATCCGCAGACCGTATTTTGGTTATGCGTCAAGGAAAACTTATAGAAGAAGGTACTCACTTGCAGCTTCGAGCTAAAGGAGGCCTTTACTCTCAACTCGCGGAATTGCAAGAAAGAGGGCTGGCAAAACTTTAA